DNA from Apis cerana isolate GH-2021 linkage group LG13, AcerK_1.0, whole genome shotgun sequence:
CGCTTTAATTACCGACGGCATCGTCGGCCATCGTCTCCCCATAGAGAAGTGGCACCGGACCACCGAGCTGACAGTATGCCAACTATGTATGCCTCGGCTGGGCTCTTGCTTTCGACGATGACGACAATGCCTCGTTAGCACGATCGATACACACACCGCTCTTCTTCCGATAATTAAAATCGGAATTCGATCGATGACTCGTTGCGTAATTTTGCGTAATCTCGCGTAACGATGCTCGACTCAGATCAGTGACTCTCGATGTCAGACTCAAAGTATGACTCGTATATCCCTTTCTCCGGATATTACGAATATCCTTGGGGAGAACGAAAGATTTGGGGTTTCATCGAAGAGGATGGTCAATGCACTTGGGGATAGGTTAAATCGATCGTGGAATGGGAATTATTGGTTGGGCAAATAGAGTTGATAGTTGAAAAGATACGATTCCTGTGGCGAagatgatatttgatattgaaagATGGAGTTTCTTTGTGTTCGATTTGGAAGATATGTACTTTTTaattacgtaaatataaaagaatatctaATCGTTCTGTGGAATTCTATGTTCTATGTATGTGAAACTAATTAACGAATGATCATTAAGAATCATTatcagaatattattttatctatatctatatcaaaacgtaaaaaaatacaatcttcaaatattttaacgtcTTAAATCGATTCGTGCAAagacaaaatattacaaatattaaattaaaaaagaaaaaaatatcaaaggaaGCGTCCCTCGAAATTTCTCACTGCACTacgagagaaaaattcttcCCTGCTCTGCCCAACAAGGGATCGAGGCGGGTGGATAAATCAAAGGTTAATCGTTCGAGTGTAGTCGGAACAGGAAGAAAGTTGGAGTTGCCCGTGGCGCGAGAAATTAATGTTCGTGACACCTACACGCGGCCTCGGTGTCGTTGCACGATGTTCCGTGGCATTGTGACACACTCTTAATCGATGTCTATCGAATGGTAAGGTCGTTAGAGGCTTGTTACACACGTTACTCTACGTCTAAATCTCCACGGGAAAATTCGGCCCGGGGAAAcgattcgttaattaattcttctatatTCGAACAGATTTCTTACCTCTTCAACTGTTATGTATCCGTGATTTCAACGAATATAAATCTTGGCCGAAACGAACATGGCGCTCGTGTGGAATTTCCGTGCGCACACGAGGCGGATGTCACGGAGGATTCAGAATGCGTGGAATGCACGGGAAATGGATGGCGTAGAGCAACACTTGTTCGAGGCCATGTGCTCGCTGCTCGAAATACTCGTGTCTTCTGGAAGGAGGGGCGTGAAAGAGAACGCTCTCCGTGGCTTGCCTCCCTTTAATTGCCACTCTTTCGTGTTCAGTGATAACGAAGCACGAAGGATTCTTATATATGCGTTTCCAAGAGAGAAGAGGAGTTTGATGGGTTAGCTGCTACCGGAAAGTAGTTTCGGTGATAGGAGATAATtccttggaaaaaaaaaaagaagaaatgaaattcttgAGTAGAGAAAAGTCGTGTGAATTTCGATAGCCCCGATTTCTTTCTGGGCTATCGAATGAATTTTCCTCGCAAGCCAACTTTAACTTTACGTTTAAAATTTGCTTAAGTTCAAAATACATACGATTAACAAtagtcaataattaaatattggattctacgaaattttgtttcgataaatttttcttcgatttccgAAGcaagttttgtttttttagatttattttgttttaacagATTCTCGATAAAAGAGGAGAGGTATGATTAGAAATTGAAGGGAAAGATTTagttaagaaaagaaagaaacggaatTGTGCGTGAGCGTCCAAGCGGTTCCCAGCGGTTATTATGCTAACCAGTCATCAAATGGAGTCAGCGAATTCGAGTAATTCGCCTCGCATCATTATCCAAGGTGTGGCGACGTCCAGGCTCGTGGCTGGGTGGTCCACTGATTGCAAACCACCGCGTGTGAATCGTGCTTTTGTTCACGAATCCAACCCCTTTCgtcgaattgaaaaaatcacGGAACCAACCACGTTTGTTCTTCTCGTCGCAAGATAAATCTCAGTTTCGTTGAAAAACGAATCTCTTAagattttatcgtttatcTATCATCGTTTCGCTCTCTAATTACAACGTCTTGGGAACGATTATTTGACAAAGCAGTAGTCCGCTTGATCACAAGTCGCTCGAGTCAAGTTTATcctttctaatataaaaagaaaaaagaatcttaaatTACACGTTACAAGTGAAATACAAAATGAGGCTGGCGGATAGGTCAAAAGCTTCCGAAGCATTGGAACGGTAGCCATCTGACGCGGTCGGGATAGATAGGACAAGCGTTACTGATACGAAAAGGACAGGTCTCGAAAGGGTGAGGTTGATACCtgtcgttaaaaaaaagaagaaaattatcggAACCGGCAATTTTCACAGATCGATCAaggatcgaattaattaaagttgCCCAAAACTTGCCTCTCTTCTAACGATGATGTATACgtggaaatttatattcattttctctcCAATATTTACCCCACTCTTTTCCTCTCtgctaaaattatttatataatttcctaTACAAATTTTCGCTGTCCAAGGGAACACTGCTTGTCCaagggaataaaaaaaaaattccataaaacCGTTAAAAGCAAAGCGTCTCGAAATATCTCGAACTCGCCCATTAAGAGGTCATCGAGATAATACGAAAACCATCATCCATACCGACCAATTTCGAACTCTATATTTTCGTTCGAGCGTTTCGTAACCGCGTTCAACCGGGGGAAAGAATCTAGCGAATCCGCGGCAGGTGGAATCTGCACGGCCATCCGACCGTGGGCCATCTGTTGTGCACGCCACCTTAAGGAGGCGAAGGGCCCGGGTAACAGGTTGCCCGCTCGCGGCCGAGATTGTTTTGTCCAACCCGCTCGAAGATCGTCCACGGGCTAATGAGCCATTCTCCGGTATATATTGGAACGAACGAGCGAGCCAGCCCGGCCTGTGgtgtcttcttcttcttcttcttcttcttcttctctttcatcCCCCATCACGATGCTTCGATGCTCGATCGCGtgtctccctctttttttccttttcctcctttcaTCGTCGATGACTCGTCGCtttttaatcgtaaattaATCATCGATAGGCGTGTTGATTTCAAACTGGATCGTCGCCGTTGGAAGGATGGATCGGGCGATCATCTCGGTTATCAGCCGATGGAGGATCGGGAAAGTTGAGAGAGGGGTGGGTAGATATCGGCTTGATCCGTGCACCTGGTACTGGATGAAAGATCGAGCATCTCGTGGACGTTGGCACAATGGGACACGTAGCAGCACGGAGTAAAAGGGTTGCAAGAAGACGAGAGTCTTCCGGGAAGCGATGAAAGAGGCCCGGGATCCTCGATGGTCAGGTGTGCCAGGGGGACCAGTTTTGTGCGCTACGGGTCGAGATGTGCCCTATGGCTTTTTTGCCCGGCCTTTGTGCCACCATCGTCATTCAGCTCGAGCTGATAAGAAGGCGACACGGATACGTGGTAATCAGAGTTAGGCTGGGAGGAAAATTAGGATCGCGATAATTTTCTTCTGaaacttcctttttttcttctctcagCTGCTGTAACTCGATTCTTCCCTCTCTTGTATATACATTTCACAACGTTGCAAGTTTGAATCTCTGTCACGATCAAAACCGTGCAATGGACACGGTTGCATGTTGCAAACGGTAATCGATACCGTTCCGTAGTGAAAGTAGAGAACGTCCAAAAATAAAGGGAGAGGAAGCAGGTAATTGTGAACCTCTACCTCGTCCGAGATCCGAACAGGGAGATTATTCTTCTTGAAGGAACGACCCCGTTTCCTTTTCGCGACGAAAAACTCTGTTTCGCCTTTCCTCGCGGTCGAATACGCGCGACGTTACGACCCTTTGTCGCTTCGGCCAGCTTTGCGCGTTCCGACTTCGCTTTTCTCCGAGACTCTTTGCACGCCATATTCCCCGAGCTGTACACATCGGCGCGGAATAATGGAACCTCTTACCCGAGTATACACACGAAGCGGCGGGGCACCTGTTCGATCGGACCAGTCGCCATAAAAGCCCAGGGGCCAAGGTAGCTTTTGCTTCCACACTTTCTTGCACGGACACGTATACACTCGCATAAGTACGAGGAGCATACGAAGGGCCGTACTTGAAAGTAACGACCACCTGTCCGCCCGAACGAGAAATTTCCTGTCGATTCGGGGCCCCGTCATCCGGCGGACATTAGCCACGGCCAGATTTCTGCGGGTGAATCGGCCCAGATTTTACCTGCTGCCTTTAAACTttccttatataattttattcctttcttttttcttctctttcttttctttttcgaggaATTTGAGGAAATCTTGcgtttaagaaaagaaaaagaaatttacttcTCAGTGgcggtttaatttttttagacttTTAGTTCTGAGGAGAACCGTCATGATTGTGTtttggttaaaatttttatttttgtacgaGAGAAACACCGTGTTCGTAAAAGTTTGCGGatgtatagatataatatagatcGTAAAAATATGGATGATCGAAAATGACTACgtgattattgaatataaaaaaaaaaataaaagaaagaagcgaACGTCATTTTATTAGACGTCGtgcaaaatttcttcaattttgacAAGCTACCCGCTTTCGTAAATCCTCATAAATCCACGATCAAAGGATCCGCAAAATTGTCAAGGTTTCGAACCCGCATACTATGTAGCCAAATTTCCGTGACAGGCTGCTTTCCGCCCACCTTTGACTTTCACCGCCGATTTTGGCGCCTCGTCGTTAACCTCGTCCGAAAACAATACACTGCTccaacaataataaaacaaaatactaCTCCaactggaaaattttaaatataatggaatattcAAAGGGACATCGACACAAactattaatgtaaatatttgcgtttgtagcaaaaaaaaagaaaaaacgtacccacgataaaaaatatcccTCGAATAATATCCTTTCTCGAATATTGCAAATTGTATTGTACCTACCTTCGTAGCACCACGTACCAACGTTTAAACGGACATTTAATGGGTAAGTAGCCTTGAGAGGTTTTAATAACGCGACACAGTGTGACCAGGGAGGGAGGGATCGTAGTGCGATTTAGCGCATCCATATGGGCGAGACGATTGGACAAAAAGCTCGGATCGAGGGCAGGCATAGAGCGGTGATTCAATTGCTGGTACGTGGCAAAAGCGCGTGGGATTTAATACGCGGCGCAGGTAGCCCGTTTGCGCTTGCCAATGAATTGAACGCGTTTCGAACACGCGTTTGCCCGCCATATGTTGTTTGCTTCGCTAAAAGACCATTGTACGCCCCGCCAACGGCTATGAATGAACTTATGTGTGAATAAGTCGGACGAAGAGACCGATACCTCGTGCCGATCGTGAAAACCGTTTCCTCGTCTCTATAACAAAGTGGTAAATCAGATTTGTATCGTGATTCTTTTATCCCATCCCATTGGATTCTATTTAAACGCGTTAATGCGAATCGTGCCTTCGCTTGCtattcctcctccctctttcttttctccttttattatcgaaactcTGCACGTTGATTTTGGAGCACTCCTTCGCGAATTTcacattttctctcttttcacgAATTGCACGATTCTCCGTGAAAAGtcgcatttttaaaaaaaaggagagggggaatatcgttattaaagaattattaaacgcACTGGTATTTCCATAGGTGGATAGAAAACGCTAGAACTGAAACAGATTTATACATCGTCGACGAATCCGTCGTGGCAAGTGCGAGTGGTGGATATTTAATCCTAGGCCGGTTGCCATCCCGccacgaatcgaatcgattcgattcgattcgtctCGAAAGGCCCCAGGCTGGCCGCTGGCAACAATCGCTTTTATCGTGGTATCCTGAGCCTCCTTCGACGATCGCACTCGGATGGAGAGATAAACAGGATCCGCGTAGTCGCGTTGTTTGTCGAAAGACAAAGCGCATTATTATGCACGCCGTCGAAAGTTATGCCGTTGTTCCGCGATAACGAGCCCGTTCCGATATTCGAGGTGTCCGCCGAGATTGCATCTCGCGCTCCCTTCCTCGCCTCGAATCGCCGcccaacaatatatatttcgattgatTCCTTATCGCTGCGCGGGATGAAGTTTCATTAATTGCACCACTGCTTGATTCTAGGCTTGTCGGACTTGTTATTAATACTTGTTGGAGGGAGAGGACGATGGGTTAAGTCGTCGTTCAAATTGACGATTGGGCTTGGAAGCAATTAATCTTTGGCGTGCATAGATgttggataataataataatggtgatgatgatgatgatgatgatgatgtatttttttaaagatgacAAATTTTTCGATGGCACCGAAAAATTTCTGGatattctgaaattaaattaacgtcTAATCAGTGTGAATAAATATAGCGATGCGAGTAAATATGGAGAATATTAGAACGCGATGGTTTTcctttatcgaataattaatcgaaataatcgtaataatcgTATATAATACATAGATTGAGAAAAAAGTGAGTTGGGAAAAATGATTGGGATTGAATGACGGGGTATACGGTTGGTTTCCAACGGCTCCGTTTGTAAAGAAATGAGCCAGCCAACCGGGTAAGAGGATATACGTGTATTGGCTTGGACAACGTGGATGAAAGGCGTCcgttcttataatttaaagaacgtttgcgtttattttattaacgattaCAAAGAAACAGAGTAAGTACTCTGAAAGATGCAACGGCATAACTgagttatattcataataaaagttaaaggaatcgaaattgattacggtaatttattttaacgtcGATGTATTTTGAACGAAAGATGGATATGGATGTCGGGTCTGATAAAATCGTCGTAAACTTctgtaagattttaaaattcaagtaatttatttcgtataaaatatctttatatataagtgaTATCTCAAATAGcagttattttttctttataaaaaaaaaaaactagaaaGAGCGATAATATTCGCCCTGAGCCAGTCAATGCTTCtcattttctctcgtttttcttttttttttttctttttttttattacagaaatatatttcaaatataaagaaaaaaatataccacgGATATATCGTTCGACGGCtcgatcattttaatttatataatctttttggaGCGATCTCTCTACGAGGAATGTATACCAGCAGACCAATCAAAGTAATTCACCTCGCAGCGAGCCTCTCATTCCTTATTCCTCGCacaaattagattatattatacaatgacTAGTTTCTTCGAGTAACTTACAGTGATTTACaagagaggggagaaaaaaaaaaaaaaaaaaaaaaaaaaaaacgcaaagAAAAAGGtacaaaaaaaagggaaaaacgaCAAGACAAAATGAACCGTAAAATATTAGCTTTCTCGCTCTCTACCATCATTTTGCCTCGTTCTCGTTTCATCAAAATCCAAATCTTATCTCGAAAAgacaagtaaaaaaagaaacgagaaaactCAGATACTGGATCGTTCACATATGTATTTTCTcgcttttatttcgtttcacaTTCTGACAATTCAATAATACTTCGTTTTCTCGTGCGTGCCtttcaaacaatatatatttacaatcgaTGCTGGCACACGATCTCGGAAAAAAATGGCACTTTGCTGCACGATTGCGCAATATAcgcatttcttatttattccattttctcctgtacgtatatatatatatatttcttttttcattttcaaaaggaGCAAATGAGCGATGTCAAAGATCACTTTTTCCGCGTGTACATATATCcgctcgaatcgatcgaaaacgGAAATCATCAAGGAaggtaaaaaaggaaataggcgcggaaaaagaaaattcaaaaatggcACGTCAGCTTCACGGGACCGCGTCAAGCGGTTAACATCGACTTTTCTCATCCGTTTCCTGTGATTCTCTCATCGGCAATATTTCGCTCGATAAATCGTCTCTTCGTGTATCGTCCTCTAAGTACAATCGTTGAAACTCACCCATTCTCACCGATTTTCACACACGCGCACACCGAAACTATGTACAAACGGGATGACGAAGGAAAAtcgacgaaaagaaaaagaacgaaagagagagagagagagagagagagagagagagagagagagaaacattaAGAAATGATCAATCATCTTTCatcaaaagagagaaataaattcgaacgatcgttctaatcgatccaatttttttccctcctcctgtaaaaaaaaaaaacccttCGAGAGAGCGCGTATCTAAATGTGTTCGAATTCAGTTCCTCGACGTCGTGTTGTATCGATGATTCCGTTTAAAATTCACCTCTTTGTTTCACGAGcgtgaattttaatcgaaagcCAGGTACTCGATGTGTCCTCCATCTTCTCATCAAGTCTcggtcaaattttttttttccttttttcttttttttattattccccctctaaatacaaatttcaccGAGAAATCGAACccacccccctcccccctcctgtTGATCGCGCAAGAAATTTCTCCGATCGATTCTATATAATTCCTCTACTCTACTTTATTTGTTTGTACTCCGTAATCAACGCGTAAGGCACTTGGATCAAtcgaaacgtttaaaaaagtacatactatttcttttttttgtgtgttttaataataaaggaacCTGTCGGAAGGAATCCGTCGAAAGGGATGCGCTCGTTCGGTACGAGTGAGCGCACACCGCCCCCCTTTCCTTCGAGTCAATGTCCTCAAGAGGCATAGCCCATCGGAACGGTTATGCCCGGACATCCACCCTCCTGATGTTTAGTCAACAACGACATTCTGCTAAACGTTTTGCTGCACGAGGTGCAGGAATATTTCTTCACGTCGCTGTGCGTCTGAAGGTGCGCCCTCAGGTTACTCCTGTCGGCGAACGCGCGGTTGCAATGCTGACAGCTGAACGGTTTCTCCCCCGTGTGCGTTCTGATGTGCCCTTGGAGAAGCCAAGGCCTGGAGAACGCTTTCCCGCAGAGATGGCACTTGCAGGGCAACGTGTGCGTTCTAATGTGCATCTTCAACGCGCCCAGGCTCACGTACACCTTCTCGCAGTATTTGCACGAGAACGATTTTTTCGCCTGGCCTTCAGCGGCCGCGCAATGAAACTGTTGGTGCTTGGACAACCCGGAGTAGGTGGAGTACGATTTACCGCAATCCGGGCACTGGTATCTCGGGGACGTTGACGAAGaagaggacgaggaggaggaggagttcGAAGACATGGACGCGGTCGAACTGCTCGACACCCCGGATTTCTCGATTTTCGGATGGACGATCGCGCTGCCCGCCGACGTGCTCCCAGCCGATGATCTTCCGCTGTCGCTTCCGGGAGAGGATAGATCCTCCGGCGTGACAGGCGGCGGCGACCTCAACGATCCCGACCCTAACGAGCTCGTCGGGGACAGGCCACAGTGGTCCGGACTCGCCCAATGCGCGTAACTTCTCGCGATCGGCCGTTGTATCGTTGGACAGGTGAGGGCACTGTGCGGCGGCGGCGAGACCGCCTGATGGTGCTCCGGGGACGAGTGTGGATAAGCGGGTATCGGGTAGGACGGGTACAGGTCCGCGCCCGCGGGATGGTGATAACGATGATAGGCTGCCGGGTAGGGGAGATAGTGAGGGGGGTAAAGCGGAGCCGTCCGCGCCCACGCTGGAGCCGCGTAATGCGGCAACGATTCGACCGGCGTGTTCAAATTGAGAGGTTCGAGGGGCGCTTTGCTCGCCATGAAGTGCAGGGGGGCGGGCGCGGCAGTCACAGCGCCCGTCGACGACGAATTATCGTGTTGGATTACTTCCACTCGCGCCTTCTTGGCCACGGGGTGAATCGGCGCGATTCCGACCGGAGGCGTGATCACTTTTGTCGGGTAatggtgatgatgatgaatATGATGCACGGGGTGGATGTGGCTGTGTAACGCGTTTGGAGAAGTCGGCCTGGTGGTCATCAAAGGGGGCGAGGATGAGATTTTCGGGAGCGACGAAGGAGACTCGTTGGACGCCCGTTGCTCCGTTGCCTCCTGCTCCTGTTGCTGATTACGTTCCGCCGTTTTACTCAAATCTTCCGGCTTTGTACTCAGGTTCTCTGGCTCGGGTATATCGTCCATGACGACAtcgatttctatttcttctggagaagaaaaaaaaaggaaacttcGTCTTAGGCgagatgattttcttttttctttctttctttctttctttcttttttctttttttttttttttggattattttgaaattttttgggGAGTCGAGAATCGGAGAGAATTCAGGGGAGGAGAGTTCAGGAGGGGAATAGAaagacgaataaataaatcgaagcAT
Protein-coding regions in this window:
- the LOC107996178 gene encoding protein escargot-like isoform X2, yielding MLVEEVPRSFVKKNNNYSHCPLKKRPVHMLDEEVSEVKEIEIDVVMDDIPEPENLSTKPEDLSKTAERNQQQEQEATEQRASNESPSSLPKISSSPPLMTTRPTSPNALHSHIHPVHHIHHHHHYPTKVITPPVGIAPIHPVAKKARVEVIQHDNSSSTGAVTAAPAPLHFMASKAPLEPLNLNTPVESLPHYAAPAWARTAPLYPPHYLPYPAAYHRYHHPAGADLYPSYPIPAYPHSSPEHHQAVSPPPHSALTCPTIQRPIARSYAHWASPDHCGLSPTSSLGSGSLRSPPPVTPEDLSSPGSDSGRSSAGSTSAGSAIVHPKIEKSGVSSSSTASMSSNSSSSSSSSSSTSPRYQCPDCGKSYSTYSGLSKHQQFHCAAAEGQAKKSFSCKYCEKVYVSLGALKMHIRTHTLPCKCHLCGKAFSRPWLLQGHIRTHTGEKPFSCQHCNRAFADRSNLRAHLQTHSDVKKYSCTSCSKTFSRMSLLTKHQEGGCPGITVPMGYAS
- the LOC107996178 gene encoding protein escargot-like isoform X1, with product MLVEEVPRSFVKKNNNYSHCPLKKRPVHMLDEEVSEVKEEIEIDVVMDDIPEPENLSTKPEDLSKTAERNQQQEQEATEQRASNESPSSLPKISSSPPLMTTRPTSPNALHSHIHPVHHIHHHHHYPTKVITPPVGIAPIHPVAKKARVEVIQHDNSSSTGAVTAAPAPLHFMASKAPLEPLNLNTPVESLPHYAAPAWARTAPLYPPHYLPYPAAYHRYHHPAGADLYPSYPIPAYPHSSPEHHQAVSPPPHSALTCPTIQRPIARSYAHWASPDHCGLSPTSSLGSGSLRSPPPVTPEDLSSPGSDSGRSSAGSTSAGSAIVHPKIEKSGVSSSSTASMSSNSSSSSSSSSSTSPRYQCPDCGKSYSTYSGLSKHQQFHCAAAEGQAKKSFSCKYCEKVYVSLGALKMHIRTHTLPCKCHLCGKAFSRPWLLQGHIRTHTGEKPFSCQHCNRAFADRSNLRAHLQTHSDVKKYSCTSCSKTFSRMSLLTKHQEGGCPGITVPMGYAS